The genome window ATCTGTAACAACACAAGAACAAACATCTAAAATTAGACATAGAATTCAAATGGATACTATATACCACAATAAAAATATCAATAAAAAAAAATAATATGCACTAAATTATCAAAATCATTCAAAAAAAGATATGAAAAAACTAAAAGATTTTTTATAATAAATAATATATATATATTACACTAACCATGTTAACTATGGAGATAGTATGCCAAAAGTAATCTTTTATCCTCATAAATTTATATTACCAGAAGGATTGTCAGTACAAGGAAAAACAGGAGAAACAATTCTTGATATAGCTTTATTTAATAAAATAAAAATGGAACATGCATGTGAAAAATCATGTGCATGTTGTACATGTCACTGTATTATTAGACAAGGTTTTTATTCTTTATCACCTTGTCAGGAAAAAGAAGAAGATTTATTGGATAAAGCATGGGGTTTAGAAAAATATAGCCGATTAGGTTGTCAGGCTCGCTTAGGAAAAGAAGATGTAGAAGTAGAAATACCATTATATCATGTAAATCATGTTAATGAATAAATTAAATTTACTTTCAATTTTTTTTATAAATATACGGATTAAAACTATTTTTAAAAAATAACTTTATGGGTGTATTCTGGATTTGTAATTTTCTTTGAAAAAAATGCATTAAATATTTTTTGTATGTTAACGGTATATATTGTATTTGTGTACCGTGAATAATAATAAATATTGGATTTTTATTTCCAAAATGTGCATATTTTAATCGTATTACTTTTCCAGTTATACCCGAAGGTAAAGGATGTTGTAAAATTGCTTTATTTAAAATTTTTGTTAAATATGATGTACTAAAATTTTTTAAAGATTCTTTGTAAATAATATTTATTTGATTAAAAATTTTATTTAATCCTATTTTATGTAGTGCAGACACATAAATAATAGCTATATTTTTAATAAATTGTAAACGATTACAAATTAAATTCTTAATTTTAGTTTTTTGATGAGATGGGATTAAATCCCACTTATTTAGAATGATAAAAAAAGATTTTCCAGATTTAATAGTAGTATTAATTATAGATAGATCTTGTGCACATATTCCTATAGAAGAGTCTATTACAATACAGATTATTTGATTAAATTTAATTGATTTTATAGAATTTTTTTCAGATAAATGCTCTAGAAAAGTATTTCTTTTATTTATTTTTTTAATTCCTGCAGTATCTGTGAAGATATATTCAATATTTTTAATATATAGTGAATCTTTTACAATATCCCTTGTGGTTCCTGGAATAGAACTAGTAATTATTCTATTTTTATTTAATAAACTATTAATTATACTAGATTTACCTGAATTAGTTTTTCCTAAAAAACAAATACTTATACAAACTTTAGATTGTAATGAATCATATAATATTTTTTGATTGTAATTATTTTGAAAAAATTTTTTATAAAATATCCATATTTTTTTAAAAAAATCAGATATACCAATACGGTGAAGTATAGAAATTTTACATATTGTTTTAATTCCAAAATCATAAAAATCAATTATGTTATTACGTAAATTTTTTCTATCAATTTTATTAATTAGTAAAAAAATTGGTTTGTTTGTTTTCCTGATTTTTTTTAGTATAAAAAAATCTAAATTTTTTATTCCTGTATACGCATCAACTACAAAAATCAAAAAATTTGATTCTCGTACTGCTATTTTTGTTTGTTTATACGACTCTATTTGTATGATTTCTTTCTTTTCTACATATTCAATACCTGCTGTATCAATAATACAAAATTGACGATTTTTAAGAAAAAAAAAACCATAATTCCTATCTCTTGTAGTCTTTAATGTATTACTTACAAGAGAAGAATTTCCCCGTGTTAAAAAATTAAATATACTAGATTTTCCTACATTTGATCTACCTACCAAAGTTATTTTCAGGATCATTACTGTGATCTCTTTTTTAACAAAATAAATTTTTTATACTGTTGAAATAATTCGTTCCATTCACTATTATTAACTGTTCTAATAATATCTAAAGCAGGAGAAAAATCTTTTTTCTTAACATAAATTTTTACTAAATTTAATTTGATATACAAAATTAAATTTTCTTCTTCAGTAATAATTAAAATTCTTTTTAAAACATCAATAGCTTGCGTATATTTTTTTTGTAAAAAAAATTGTTTAGATAAATTAATACCAATTAATATAGAATATATATTTTGATTTTTTCTTAAAAAATTTTGT of Buchnera aphidicola (Cinara splendens) contains these proteins:
- the fdx gene encoding ISC system 2Fe-2S type ferredoxin; this encodes MPKVIFYPHKFILPEGLSVQGKTGETILDIALFNKIKMEHACEKSCACCTCHCIIRQGFYSLSPCQEKEEDLLDKAWGLEKYSRLGCQARLGKEDVEVEIPLYHVNHVNE
- a CDS encoding tetratricopeptide repeat protein; this translates as MKKNKFMTFLKKYFYLFFCIGLFSLSICTIVMGRNYKLRNNDKNIEEFKEITDNLQKKKVDLVRNKQNFLRKNQNIYSILIGINLSKQFFLQKKYTQAIDVLKRILIITEEENLILYIKLNLVKIYVKKKDFSPALDIIRTVNNSEWNELFQQYKKFILLKKRSQ
- the der gene encoding ribosome biogenesis GTPase Der, translated to MILKITLVGRSNVGKSSIFNFLTRGNSSLVSNTLKTTRDRNYGFFFLKNRQFCIIDTAGIEYVEKKEIIQIESYKQTKIAVRESNFLIFVVDAYTGIKNLDFFILKKIRKTNKPIFLLINKIDRKNLRNNIIDFYDFGIKTICKISILHRIGISDFFKKIWIFYKKFFQNNYNQKILYDSLQSKVCISICFLGKTNSGKSSIINSLLNKNRIITSSIPGTTRDIVKDSLYIKNIEYIFTDTAGIKKINKRNTFLEHLSEKNSIKSIKFNQIICIVIDSSIGICAQDLSIINTTIKSGKSFFIILNKWDLIPSHQKTKIKNLICNRLQFIKNIAIIYVSALHKIGLNKIFNQINIIYKESLKNFSTSYLTKILNKAILQHPLPSGITGKVIRLKYAHFGNKNPIFIIIHGTQIQYIPLTYKKYLMHFFQRKLQIQNTPIKLFFKNSFNPYIYKKN